tggAACCCTTAGGTTTTCTACATACAAGGTCACATCATCTgtaaacaaagataattttacttctctttccctttggatgtcttttccttttttcttgcctGCTGGCTCtggttatttccttttctccagtgtataattacttaaataaatggcCATACATCTTTTGGGGAAAGACTAGGGGACTCATTATCATGTATACTTGTTGTGGTGTCACCTAGTCTTACCTCCTGGGGATCCAGCTTCTCTGTCAGGTAATGGTCTTAAAACTGGCTGAGATGCAGAAAATGGGTCAGAGATTGTAGTTTTGTATAGGGAGCTGCCCTCAGCCtcccttcattttttatttattttattttaattaattaattaattaactcattcattcattcattcattttaagtaggctccacatctgGCGTGGAgtccagtgtagggcttgaactcacaactctgagatcacgacctgggctgagatcaacagttggatgcttaaccaactgagccactcaggcacctcattttttatttattttaattgtttaaactATACCCTGTTAACCACTCATCTGTCTTGTTCCTAAGAACAAAcactatgttcttttttttctttttgagattttatttatttatttagagagcacaagcaaggggtggggcatagggagaaagaggagggacTCTCcagctgactctgtgctgagcacagagcccagtgtggggctggatccaaTGACcgtgagataatgacctgaacctaaatcaagagttggatgctcaactggctaagccacccaggtgctccaaaaacATTATGTTCTATAAACTGTCTCCATATCACAGCCTCTGAAATCTCATTTTAGAGTTTGCTTCCTTGGTCCTTTTCTGATACCAACTATCTTAGGTTGGTTTCCCTGGAAAACAGACTCTGCAATGGAGATTTGCTTGCAGGAAATTTATTGGAGAGTGCTCTTAGGAATAACCACCCATGAAGGAATAAGGGAAGTCTGATTGGGCAGAAGTTGAATTATAgtataattaataacaaaagacCTCAGCCATTGCCACAGGGAGCCCTGAAACTGGGATGTCCTTTCAGAGATATCCTGAATTGAAGCAAGGGAATTGGACTTTTCTACTCTCTCATTAGCCAGGCACTGGGTGCAGCCTGTCCATTGGGTATATAGTCAGTTAAGGCAGTCCCTCTTGACTGAGGACAATTCTGGAGAGAGATTCAGCTGTGAGCCATCAGCTTGCAACATTACTGGCAATTGAAGGAATGAACCCATCAGTGCTAAAAAGGAGAATCTGAGCAGTGTACCCCAGCATCCACTATAATTCTCTTTTAGAACCaactaagaaattattttctggtCCCTTCTCTCTGAATTCCTGAATATAAATACATGATGTTTCAGAAATTAGAGCTAAGGTCTAAGTAAATCTTACTCAATTTTAATTTGGTGTTGCtattgtcttaaaaataaatcagaaaggaggtcctttaaacagaaaattttactTCCTCTAAATACAATGTGTGCTTTCTATGAGAATTGCAGGGAGctagaagacaagaaaaagatacAGAATCTCTTGGCTCTTGTGGGCACAACAGACACTGGAGAAGTGACCTATTTTTATAAGGAACCTCCAAACAAAGTAAGTAATCTTTGGTATAGCATGGTAAGCCTGACTTTATTTATAAGACACAGGCTGGGGTCCATAATAAGAGCAATTTTAGTACTTGCTAAAGAAGATAGAAGGAGAATTAGCTGTCATAATCTCTAAGTCTTCAAagcatttttgcattttctataatTATGAAGAGCTTtgtgcttctcccctccccccccaaataaaCCTTGGAAAGTGGCATCATTTACCCCATTTCACTGTTTGGAAACCTTACAGCATAAAGGAGTAGATGTTTTGGGTGAGATTAGAGAAGAAAGCAGGATCATACTTAGTGTGGGAGCAAGTTGCAATACTCAGGTTTCTTATTTAATCTTAGTTTATGCTGATGACAAAAGTAATATATGGCATTTATTAAGAACAGCTCTCAGAAATCTGTCATGTAAAAGTGGAAGTATCTTTTATTCCAGAGATAAAACTTTTTCCATTCATATAgagatatttatgtatatatagtttttcCACTTTTACACTTCAATAAACTGCCTCAGTGACCTCTTTTATACATATCTACATATGCAtgcttttgtgtttctgttaTTTTCCTAAGGGCCCTTGTCCAAGATTCCCCCCCTTTGTTTTAGCAGATATTACTAAATAACtctgaaatttaatttatttttatttttatttatttatgatagtcacacagagagagagagggaggcagagacataggcagagggagaagcaggctccatgcaccgggagcccgacgtgggactcgatcccgggtctccaggatcgcgccctgggccaaaggcaggcgccaaaccgctgtgccacccaggaattccctgAAATTTAGTTTTTTAGTTTATATTACCAGCACTGAGTTTTATCCAGTTTGTTACTTAATCCACTTTGGTATCTAACATGCATAACATCCATATAGGATTATGGCAATTTTGaccaatttgtttttttggtttttttttccaatttgattTATAAATAGTATTTTGATCTACAGAAGTAAagctaaaaaagtaaaatatgacatTTATAGGAAAACTAATTCtatactttctgttttttttttttttttttttgcttctttaggTCAGCATTCTCTCAAAGACTAACCAGGCTGTGGGTATATGTGAACAGAATGAATTTTCCTCAGCTTTCAGAACAGGTATCAGTCATACTGTTATAAATTCTCATTGACATAGAATTCAAAAACACAGTAtatattattagatttttttcctactatgTAGTGATAATGAATGTTCATAATGATGCCTCTGGTGATTTAAGATCTCACTGAGCTTTTTTCCTTTAACCTTCCTATATTttactaaaggagaaaaaatatgtaatgaacATGTTTACAGGTGATAAGTCATAAAACAGATTTGGACAACTTCTGGGAATCACAGAATGTTAATTAGCTTCTAATCCTCcatctctccccttttctctttttttaacagaaatcccaattttatttctgtcattttttagaaaattgacATTTGAttgtaattgacatatagcattatatttaagtatacaatataaggatttaatatttgtatatgttatgaaatgatcacaataaacCTAGATGACATTCATCACCACACATGGTAACAGATTTGctcttcttgtgatgagaactttcaagatctaTTCTCTTAATATGAGCTTCTTGAAACATCCTAGGAATTTTGTTCAGTGTAATTTTAgtgttgcttatttttaaaataatcttatcttTTGAAAACTGGGTGATCTGTCATAACCAAATGTTTAGACTTACTTTTCCTTATTCCTTACCTTTTCTGGTTAAATaagattttacaaagaaaatagacACAGCTCCAAAGGAAAATTTAATGTAGTCTCTAGAAAAATGAGTATTATTATCCAGGAGACATCCTAGCAGAGTTCCTTTAGAGaaattcccattcttttttttttttaaaagatttatttatttatgcatgagagatacagagagagagaggcagagacacaggcagagggagaagcaggctccatggagggagccccatgtggaactcgatcccatgactatgggatcacgccctgaaccaaaggcatgctcaaccgctgagccacccaggcatccctagagaaATTCCCATCTGAAAAAGTATTActataggagtgcctgggtggctcagtcaattaggtgGCTGCTTTCATTCAAGTCATGATGTCAGctttcatcaggctccctgctgaccagggaccctgcttctccctttccccctgtaactccctttgcttgtgttccctctctctctctctctctcaaatacataaaatcttaaaaaaaaaaaaaaaaagtattacaataATCATCATATgctttcctttatcttcttttccttctcttctgggtGGATGAAACCAGACTCCTCTGCAAAGGTATGCTGAAGCTTGAATAGCCGAAAGAAAAACTAAGTAAAGGTGttgattaatttttgttttctggggacacctgagtggctcagcggctgagcgtctgcctttggctcagggtgtgatccccaagtcctgcatcgggctccctgcctggagcctgcttttccctctgtctaagtctctctgtgtctctcttgaataaataaataatatcttttaaataataataatttttgttttctattttagattctaaagtaagcaaaagaaaacCAGTAATGAGAGAGAAGGTAGAAAGTTCTGAGCAATACCAGAGAGACGTACAAACACTTATCCTACAGGTAAAACAGACCAGAAGAGTTTCTGTCCACAAGTTTAGCTTTGTGTAACATACCATTGTTATCATAAAAGTATCTCCTTGCACACATATCATACCTAGGCATCAAGTGATTAAGAAAATTTAGGTTCCTAATTTCtaagagtttatattttaaaaccattattCTCCATTCAGCCATTCTAGAAGTCCTCTTCTGAACTTTCTGTTCGTTTGGTTTGTATGCTAAACGGTTTGCAACAAAACTATCATACAGTAAGAATTCCTTTTGTGTTTGGCCTAGGGAAGACACAGAGAGTTTAATTGTCTCTGCTGATAGATTGACCTGTGGGGATAGATCCATTTATTTAGCACATGTATTCTAAAGTCATGAATCATCCTTTTACCACTTGGTAATTGTGTATCACATGCAACCATGATTTTTCATCTAGTTGCACTCAAGTTACTGTCTTTGCTGGGGCGCAAGAGGAGTCCGTCGCTCCAAATGATAATTTCTACCTTTGGCCAGTATCTCCGTTTAGAGTCATGACAGCCAGAATCAAAGAAGGAAATTACATGATACTGATTTTGCTCCACTTTTTAAGTTAAAGAATGAAGACAAAAGTCATACTATTTTTTTGCAACTAGGGTCTGTTAGAAGGGAGATGGTCCTAAAAATCTCAAGAGGAAGATGGTGGAAAGTGAGAATCTTAGGGCAGAGGAAACTGGATTTTCTAGCTTTTTGTTAGTGCTACAGGTACTTTGTTTAGTGTGGACAGAGCTTGCTCCTGTGTAGCCTAACCCCATTTATAAGAcattacataaaaagaaatatatttaagatttttcttctatttgttttgctgctgttcttttgtttgtggatttttttgttttgcttttcttaaagttttctaGAAACAGGCTCACTTTTTGAGGTTAAGAAGTAAGTGGAAGCAGGACAAAAGTGGATACCTTTTTTTGACCTGTCTAGGTGGAAGCACTGcaggctcagctggaagagcagaCCAAGCTTTCTAGAGAACAAGTGGAAGGGCTCATGGAGGATAGACGGATTCGCATTGAGGAAATACAAGTTCATCACCAGAGGAATCAGGACAAAATCAAAGAGCTTACCAAAAAGTGAGTGTTCAAGAAAGCTGTACCTGACAGATTTGTAAATTCTTCCAAGGGGCTTAAAAGTTAACAGTCCTGTACTTTAGCAGCATAGGGAACTGAAAGGGAATTGAGAAAATTGTCTTCATCAAACACCCATGCCTCTACATAGGTGGGTGTCCAGGCTTCTCTAGGAGTgctgttgattgttttcttgaaGAATTGGCAAGTATCCCACATGCATTTAACCCACTTTAGAGTTTCAGCTTGATCTTAGACATTAAGAAacgttctcttaaaaaaaaagaaaaagaaaaaaagaaacgttCTCTTATCTGCTGACATGTTATCTGACTCAATATTGCAGGGACCTTTTCTTTTGTGTGGTCCTTCACAAATGTGGGGAAAACAGCTACATACCTATACCAAAACCACAAGCTCTCTGTCCTTGCTATGTTTATTCCTCACCTGCCCGCCTTTCCCCACTTTACCACAGTCTCATTTCATCCCCACTGTTTACTAGGTCTGCCCTTTCTCAGGTCATCACTGACTTCTTAATTTCCATGACCAGTTATCTCTTTATAGTCCTCAGTGTAACTAGTATCATTCTGCATATTTGGTACCTCTGATCACCCtttctttgaaattaatttcctccaattttttttaaagattttatttatttattcatagaaacacagagagagaatgagaggcagagacacaggcaaagagagaagcaggctccatgcagagagcccgatgtgggacttgatccagggtctcaggatcacgccccgggctgcaggcggcactaaactgctgcaccaccggggctgcccaatttcctCTGATTTTTGTAACACCTGTCTTGATTCTTCTACCCTTCTGACCCTCCTCAGCTTTTTGTGTGGTTCCAGTGGCCAGACTGCTGTAcagagctctttattttttttttattttttatttttttttatttattttatctatttatgatagtcacacacagagagagagagagtcagagatacaggcagagggagaagcaggctccatgcaccggaagcccgacgtgggattcgatcccgggtctccaggatcgcgccctgggccaaaggcaggcgcttaaccactgcgccacccagggatccctggagctcTTTAATTGAATATGTTCAAACACCTCCCATTTACCATGTCTGAAACCAAGCTGCTTTTCTTTCCCAAGAAACACTGCCTTGTTCCtactacttcattctttttttttttcatttagtttaatgATATTACATCCATCCCACTTCCCAGTCTTGAAACCTAATGATTATCTTCAATTCCCCACTCTTATTCCTGAATTCCAAGCCCTATCGAGTATGAGCCTGAGAAGCCTCTCCAAtctgttctctccctctcattcttttcACATGGATTCAagctattctattcttttttttttaagattataagattttattttatttttttaatttttatttatttatgatagagagagagagagagagaggcagagacacaggctgagggagaagcaggctccatgcactgggagcccgatgtgggattcgatcccaggtctccaggatcacgccctgggccaaaggcaggcgccaaaccgctgcgccatccagggatccctttttaagattataaatatttatttgacagagagagcacaagcagggggagcctcaggcagaaggagaagtaggttccctgctgagcaaggaacctgatgtgaggcttgattccaggaccctgggatcatggcctgagctgaaggcagacacctaactgactgagccacccaggcaccccagattttctctatttttaagtaatttctacccCCAACATAAGGCTCAAACTGGTGACCCTGAGAcccaagagtcacgtgctcccactactgagccagccaggctctaTTCTTGTTTATGGCGCTACAGTAAGCTAACTGTTCATCCTATCCCTGATCCTTCTGTCTTCTACAGTCTGCCTCACTGTTACGGGTTAGTGTCTCTGTTAGGAATTGCCCAACTGCTCAGAAACCTGTGAAAGCTCCCCATTTATCTTATGATAAAAGTCCTAGGGCCTCAGCATGAAATACTAGGGTCTTCATCTTCTGGCAGCAAATTAACCTTTTCAGCCTCAGCTCTTCTGCTGTATTTCACTGTATCCTTCATTCTGACTACTAATATCTCTCGCTTGTGGGATCCTTGTAGTGTGGCAGGCACTTTGTTGTACATGGTCACCTCTTCTCTGAAGACTTCCCCAGGCAGAATTCagtttttcctcccctacatttCTATGATGACTAGCTTGCCTCTGATGGCACTTACTATCACTTCTTTGGagttctctctcttccccagagGCTCACTGTGGCCTCCATCCTGCCCTGTGTGCATAACAGGCACATAATAAATATCTTTCCAGTACTTGGTAATCCTTACCAAGATGCATATGAGTTCCTCTTTTTGCACTAAAcattctacatttaaaattttctttcagggTGTCTgaatggctcaattggttgggcatctgcctttggctcaggtcatgatcccagggtcctgggcttgagccccgagttgagctccctgctcagtgggggacctgcttctccctctctctctgtctcttcctctgctggtatgtgtacatgtgtgcactctctctctgtttctctctcaaataaataaataaaatctttttaaaaaattttatgttacatttttaacgtctttttaacttcttttatttGTCATATTAAACTTCTCTAGTGCCTCTTCCTCCACTTAAAAGTATGGtgattggggtacctgggtggctcaatcagtcaTCCAGCTcgtgatctcagctcaagtcttgatctcagggtcataaattcaagccctgctttgggctccacaaccagagtggagcctactttaaatggTTATTAATATTCTAGAAGACAgtttaaaaaaagtgattaaaattgGATGTGATCTTAAATTAAGAACTCTGGTCAATACAGGATAGAATATGCCTTCTGGCTCTTGCaggttctgtttctttctttcttttttttttttttttaaagattttatttatttattcatgagagacagagagagagagaggcagagacataggcagagggagaagcaggctccatgcagggagcccgatatgggactcgatcctggctctccaggatcacacctcgggctgaaggcggcgccaaaccactaagccacccgggctgctcaggTTCTGTTTCTTTTAACACAGAATAAATATGTTTGCATATGGCCAGCActtctccattttcatttttatttttggtattctgTGCTTATGCAtaacatgtttattttcattggATGTTAATTGTTTTTTAAGGGAACAGTGCTTTTAAATCATCACAGTAATTTGTAATTTTGTATCTGTCTTCTAGAATATTAATAACCATCTTAGTTTAACATCATCTGCATATCTGAGCATATAATCAGTCCCTTATATTAGATAGATCATCCTAAGGATATTGAATGACATGAAATCCAAGGCCTTTAATGACTGTCCTTTGGGTCTCACTTTCAAACCATTTATACATTAACAAGACTATTACTTGCCCAGTTTGTAATTGAGAACATaatgtaaaatagaataaaatacctCATTGAAAGCAAGAGAGATCTTGTGGTAACTGAATCAGTCTCTCTTTcttcatacacatacatatatacctgAGTATGTATATATTCGTCTGGTGACAGTTATCCTGCTTTGTGCCTGCATTATGCTATCATGTTCTCCTTATCTGTTATCCTATTACTCGTGAAAAGAACTAAGTTTATCTGACATTATTTGGTCAGGGGGAAATTACAATGATTGCCTCATGGTATGTAATATTCTTTGCAAGCAATTTGATCATATGATACAGCATTTTTCTAGAAAGTGTTGATGTTAAACTGATGAGTTGCTAACTTCTAAGGATATCCTTTCTTAAAGATAGAAGCTTCATTTGCCTATTCCTAAATCTCAATAGTCAGCAGGAATTTATTTTGTACTCTGTATATGTTTAATAGTTCTTGACTATTAAGTGTTCTTGACAGTCTGGTGGTAGCAGGGCaaaagtaaatgataaataaGGGATATGCTTTTGCTCAGGTTAGAATATATGcatgttggggcgcctggctggctcagtcagtagagcatgtgactcttgatcccagggttgtaagtttgagccccatattaggtgtagggattacttaaaaataaaatcttaaaagagaaacaaaaataaacctattGACAGTTAAAACAAGACATAGTGTATGAGCCAATGTCAAATTATAACACAGGAGTAGAGAGTTACCAAATTTCAGAGAATGGAGAAACTAAATGGGCCGAGCTTGTCACAATCCCTCCATAGAGGGAGGTTAATCTTGAGAAAAGGACAAGATTTGATATCAGGCAGTTTACATGTAGAGCACaacataaacaaaagcaaaactatttttgatatttaagtACTTGTGTTCACCCTCAGTCAGGGAATAGCCCATACTTGTGCAGGCtatgtgtaaatatttttgtaaatcttTTAATTATATAACCTGGAATTAGCACTTGGGAAATCATCTATAAAGACCATCTATGTAGGGCACtggggtggcacagtcagttaagcgtctgactcttgatttcagctcaggtcatgatctcagggtcatgaaatcaagcacTACGTcagtctccacactcagtggagagtctgctggagagtctttcttcctttccctctgcacctccccttgctcccaccctcccccccgccccgcccccccgccactCACAaatgtgcacattctctctctctctctcaaataaataaataaatacatctttttttttttttttttttttaagaactagtGCACATGGATAGGTAGGTATATTATACTTTGGTAAAACATGTACGTTTGCCAGTGATCAGATTAAGTGTGTTTTAAATACTGCTAatgatattttatagaatttatataCTGTACAATTTTTAACCTGTATCTTCCCTTTATTTGAATAACTGTGTGTCATATATACCATGTAAGCATCTTGGTGTCCACATTTGTACTTTCTTTCATAGTCTCCATCACACCCAAGAACTTCTTTATGAGAGTACCAAAGACTTTTTGCAACTCAGATTTgaaaaccaaagtaaagagaagtCATGGATGCTTGAAAAGGATCATTTGATGTCAAAGATTAAGCAATACAGTACACagtgtaaaaagaaagaagataaaattggAAAAGTTTGGCCAGTCGTTCATGAGATTCATCGTAACCAAAATGAATATGTTAAGGTAGTTTTCTTATGTCTTACagaaattactaatttttttctggaaaagttgAAAGAACTCAGAGAATTCCAAAGAATGTAAAAATTGTCATACAAGATCCAGGAAGTGgatgggcagccagggtggctcagcggtttagcacccccttcagcctagggcctgatcctggagacctgggatcgagtcccatgttgggctccgtgcgtggaacctgtttctccctctgcctgtgtctctgcctctctctctctctctctctctctctctctctgtatgtctctcatgaataaataaataaaatcttaaaaaaaaaaaaagatccaggaagcaggacactgggtggctcagcagttgggcacctgccttcagctcagattgtgatcctgggatccaagatcgagttctgcatcgggcttcctgtgaggaatctgcttctccctctgcctatgtctctgcctctctctcttagcctgtgtctctcattaataaataaataagtctttttaaaacaacaacaacaacaacaaaaaaacaagatccaggaAGCTGTTGTAGCAGCAGCCTCACGAAATAGGTTTTAGAGAGTAGCTTATCATTATAGCATTTGGGGATTTAGAAAAGTAAAcaattgattcatttattcagtcaacaaatatttattgcactcCTACTATGGCCTAGGTTCTGGGGCCACAGCAGTAGATAAATTAGACTAGGTCTGCTTTCATggcatttacattttaatggatgaaaaggcaagagaagggaggagcacctggctggctcagtcactctTGGTCTCTGgtaatgagttcaagccccacatggggtgtaaagattatgtaaataaataaaaacttaaatgggTGAGAAGGtacagaaacaaaacagggaaaaTTATAGTTTATTAAAAAGTGGTATTAAGGAGTTTAAAAGattatgtgaaaattatatgtaGTTGCTGAAAGTCTACTCTTGTAGGGAAGCACAGGGACCCTCTGTTAAATCTGGTGTTGTTTTATAGTTGAGACCTATAAAATGGTCTTCTTCTTGCCATACAGATCTAGGGGAAGAGTattccaggcaaagggaggagcaagtttaaagggaagagaagaaatattgtGGTCATAGAGGAATAAGCAAGAAGGAAGTGGTAAGCAAAGAGGTTAGATGGTGGGCAGCAGCCAGTCATGAAGGGCCTTGTAGGGTCTTTACAATCCTGGTAAGAATATTTAACTCTAAACATTGCATGTCtttgagcagcccaggtggctcagcagtttagcgccgccttcggcccggggcctgatcctggagacccaggatcgagtcccatgtcgggctccctgcatggagcctgcttctccctctgccttgtgtctctgcctctcactctctctctctctctctctgtgtctctcatgaataaataaataaaatcttaaaaaaaaaaccaaaaaacaaagaacattgCATGTCTTTGAAGGATTATGTGTAAGGAAGGATCACGATCTGATTAAGGTTTTTACCGATCATTCCTCTGCTCTATGGAACATGTATGTTATGTGTTCTTGTTGATTCTATTTAAATAACTTCAAAAATGTatcccaaaatttatattttaacatcctATGTGGGACAGTTCTGAACTCCATTATCTGACCCTTCTCAGAGCCAaaacttttgttttactttaaagattttctagTATGTATGCTTtagaaaaaagcaagagaatcATCTAGAAATAGGAGGCTTTCAGATGTTCTCCAAAGTTCCTTTCCGTCTTGTTCCTtaactcattttagacttaattGAAATCCGttcgtttctttctttcattgccCAAGTGCTATTTGAATTAccaaaattgtaattttattttcctttgaccCGCAGTCCCTAAAGGATAAGTTAGTACAAGAGAAGAAATTGTCCAACATGTATCAAGAGCAGTGCATGTCCCTAGAAGAGGAGCTTGCCCGAATTCGTGAGGAAGAGGGAGTGAGGAGAGAAATCTTCAAGGTACAAAATTCTCTGCCACTTCTGATGGAGTGGGAAGTGCAGATGGCTCAGGGAATGCTTCCCTCATCTTCAGAAATGCCTTGCCATGTCTCTATATTTAGGATCGCACTAACAAGATGGGGAAGCGGTTACAGGTGATGACAAGACGCTATGAGGCCTTGGAGAATAGGCGTATCTTGGAAGTAGAAGGCTTTAAGACGGATATTAAGATTCTCCGGCAGAAGCTAAAAGACTTGGAGCAAATCCTCTATAAGGTAATTGTGAACCCTGAATTactgagaggaagaaaaggggtGCAGGTAAGGAAacatggtggtggtgagggctCCTCAGAAGAAAGATGTTTCTGAGGTTCCCCTCGTGGTAGAGCTTAGTGGATCACCATCTTTCAAGCCTCACTAAGATCAACTGAAGTACACGCCAGAGGGAGGATGCAGAAGATTGAAATCATTGCTTGCCTGTGCCATCGTACTTCCATCTGCTAAACTTAGCAGAAAGCTCCATCCTTCCCAGTTCAAGAAGTAGATGAAAAGAACTGTGTCTATTTTACCAATggggagagtgagtgagtgagtgagtgagtgagtaagGAAGAATTTTCTCCTGTCAAACATGGCTTTATTTAGAATTCAGGGTACCTCAGAATCCTTCTTAAAGAGATTTTACCAGTCAGCCACATATCCTAAATGATTGCTATGTGCCAAACAAGGTTAATTATTAAAGGgattcttttctctcattctttggCAAATTTACCAGTAATGTTTATATTGGTCTCTTTATGCattattgcttttttattgtCTTACAGCTTCTTTACTACTGTATGGGAAAGCAGAGTCTCATGCCTTTTCTGCTTTAATTCTTCTCTACACTTTCCTTCTTTATATAGTCATTAAGCAAGCTAAGGGTTGAATTTCTCTTACGTGCTAAGTCTCCCAAAAAGGAGCCAGCGTAGCCTAGTCTttgtgactgattttt
Above is a window of Canis lupus baileyi chromosome 25, mCanLup2.hap1, whole genome shotgun sequence DNA encoding:
- the CCDC77 gene encoding coiled-coil domain-containing protein 77, whose amino-acid sequence is MNFTPVRTPVCRRPTPVSKQDVTCGFSGPTKWKRMSFLDSVESTPLPSTEDRLAVLCPSQELLEYYQKKMAECEAENEDLLKKLELYKEACEAQHKLEWDLQQREEEIAELQKALSDIQVCLFQEREHVLRLYSENDRLRIRELEDKKKIQNLLALVGTTDTGEVTYFYKEPPNKVSILSKTNQAVGICEQNEFSSAFRTDSKVSKRKPVMREKVESSEQYQRDVQTLILQVEALQAQLEEQTKLSREQVEGLMEDRRIRIEEIQVHHQRNQDKIKELTKNLHHTQELLYESTKDFLQLRFENQSKEKSWMLEKDHLMSKIKQYSTQCKKKEDKIGKVWPVVHEIHRNQNEYVKSLKDKLVQEKKLSNMYQEQCMSLEEELARIREEEGVRREIFKDRTNKMGKRLQVMTRRYEALENRRILEVEGFKTDIKILRQKLKDLEQILYKATLNARANQDLAILCEVRDSNRRAHKIQGELKNLKSKVFGLENELRLC